The DNA region ACCGTTCAGGCTCAGGACAGGCCGCTGAGCCCCCGCGGCGAGGCCGCCGCCCATGTGGGAGGCGCGTACAACTCGGAGGGCAGCTACGAGAACGGCTCGTGGGTCGTCGTTACCTACGGCCGCCCCATCCTCCGGGGCCGCGACCTGTTCGGCTCGGGCGACGAGTACGGGCAGGCCTTCCTGCGCGGGGCGCCGGTGTGGCGCGTGGGGGCCGACCAGTCCACCCGCTTCATGACCGAGACCGACCTGACCTTCCACGGCCAGCGCCTCCCCGCCGGTGAATACAGCGTCTTCGCGGAACTCACCGAGGACGAGTGGAC from Gammaproteobacteria bacterium includes:
- a CDS encoding DUF2911 domain-containing protein, which codes for MKMLRPLCCLALALAFATTVQAQDRPLSPRGEAAAHVGGAYNSEGSYENGSWVVVTYGRPILRGRDLFGSGDEYGQAFLRGAPVWRVGADQSTRFMTETDLTFHGQRLPAGEYSVFAELTEDEWTLIFANWGVKNDFREENPDALWGAYGYTPDRDVLRTSMDVSTIAMSADQLVITFMDMTPQGGLFTIWWDDQVATVPFEVAR